The region GAGATTGAGCGCCCGGTGGATATGGTGATTAAGTCGGTGGTAAATAAATCGGGATTAAAAGTGTATATCATTCAAAATGTCGACCGTAAAATCCGTCTGGAGGATATGGCTAAATCCAAAAACATTAAAATGAATGATCTTTTAACGGAAATGGAGACCATTGTTGCTTCCGGCACCAAACTTAATATCAATTATTATCTCCAGGATGTGATGGACGAAGAAAAGCTTGATGAGGTAATGGAGTATTTTAAAGAATCGGAAACTGACAGTGTAGATGCAGCAATGAAGGAGTTAGGGGAGAATGATTACACGGAAGAGGAAATCCGCATGGTACGTATTCAGTTTATTACAGAGTACGCTAATTAGTAGTTTTTGTTTTATTATACACAGCCCTGTCATTGTTCAAAAATGACAGGGCTTTTTCTTTATTTTCGCATACTTTATTGTAATTTTTTGCGTTAAATAATTGGTGTTTCCTCCCCGTATCCATAGATATATTTTTATTATCGGACTTATCGGTTTAGCGGCCGGTATGATGTTTGGAACAGTTCCTACCAGTATTCCGCAATTTGTATTATTTGGTAATTGGTTGCTGGAAGGTCGCTGGAAAGAAAAATGGAGTTTTATTAAGTCGAATCACCTGTTTTGGATTTTAAGTTCTGTTTTCTTATTGCATCTAGCCGGATTAATTTTTACTATCGATTTACCAAGAGGGATTGACGATATCCGCATAAAAATTCCAATGCTTTTACTGCCTCTTGTGTTCTTTAGTACTTCGCCTTTAACAAAAAGCGAATTGAATTTAGTGTTGAAGTTTTTTGTAGCCGGTGTTGTGGTAAGCGCGATGTGGTGTTTGTTTTATAATTTCTCACACGAATTAACCGACATACGTAAAGCCTCGCGTTTTATGTCACACATTCGCTTTGGCTTATTTATCAATTTGGCCATTGCTGTGCTGGTTTATTTCTTTAAAGAGACGAAAAGTATAAATGGCAAATCAGGTGTGCTTATTCTTGTTCTTTTTTTAATTGCCACCATGTTCGTATTAAGTCTGGTTACAGGTTTGGTAATGCTTACGATTATGGTGGGAGTGTATCTGCTCTATTTAGTGTTAAAGCAAAAAACAATTTTTAAAGTAGCGGGTTTATCAGCAATCATAATACTTTCAGTCATTGCATTTTATTTTTTTAAATCCGAGTGGCAACAATTTAACTTCGTTTCAACCGATAAATCAAACTCTCAAAAAAGCACAAGTTATTCAGGCCGCGCTTATTTTACTCCCGATACTGCCAATAAGCACAAAGAAAATGGTTATTACATCACGTATAATTTGCAGTACGATGAGTTGCATGAGCAATGGCCCTTACGTAGTAAATTACCCGTATATGGAAAGGATAAAAAGGGCGGGAAAGTCATTTGGACATTAATTCGTTATTTATCCAGTAAGGGTTTAACGAAAGATTCAGCCGGAATCGCTTCCTTAACCAATGAAGATATAGCTAATATTGAAAGCGGAGTAACTAATTATTTATATGTTGATGCATCACCGATTGCAAATCGATTGCATGAATTGTTTTGGGAATACAGAGATTATAAACAAGGAAGTAATCCCTCAGGTAATACCTTGCTGATGCGGATGGAATTTTGGAAAGCGGCGATTTACATTATTAAAAGAAGTCCTTGGATTGGAGTGGGGACAGGCGATGTGCAACGTGCTTTCGATAAAGCGTATTATCGCACCGAAACAAAACTTAGTCGCGAATGGCGCTTGCGTTCACACAATCAATTTTTAGCTATTACAGTTGCCTTCGGTGTAATCGGACTTGTTGTGTTTTTATTCTCACTTGCGTATCCGGCTGTTGCTTTGAGAAATTATTTGCACGGATTATACTTTGTGTTTCTTTTAATTGCTGTTGTGTCTTTTTTTACGGAAGATACTCTCGAAACGCAATCCGGCGTGAGCTTCTTCGCATTCTTTAATACACTTTTTATTTGGCTGGCTTCCTTCGCTAAAAAAGCAAAGCAATAGACTCTTAGAATTTATAATCCTTGTAGTCGCGGGTAAATTCTTTTTCGTCAAATTTCGGATTCACTTGT is a window of Bacteroidota bacterium DNA encoding:
- a CDS encoding O-antigen ligase family protein → MFPPRIHRYIFIIGLIGLAAGMMFGTVPTSIPQFVLFGNWLLEGRWKEKWSFIKSNHLFWILSSVFLLHLAGLIFTIDLPRGIDDIRIKIPMLLLPLVFFSTSPLTKSELNLVLKFFVAGVVVSAMWCLFYNFSHELTDIRKASRFMSHIRFGLFINLAIAVLVYFFKETKSINGKSGVLILVLFLIATMFVLSLVTGLVMLTIMVGVYLLYLVLKQKTIFKVAGLSAIIILSVIAFYFFKSEWQQFNFVSTDKSNSQKSTSYSGRAYFTPDTANKHKENGYYITYNLQYDELHEQWPLRSKLPVYGKDKKGGKVIWTLIRYLSSKGLTKDSAGIASLTNEDIANIESGVTNYLYVDASPIANRLHELFWEYRDYKQGSNPSGNTLLMRMEFWKAAIYIIKRSPWIGVGTGDVQRAFDKAYYRTETKLSREWRLRSHNQFLAITVAFGVIGLVVFLFSLAYPAVALRNYLHGLYFVFLLIAVVSFFTEDTLETQSGVSFFAFFNTLFIWLASFAKKAKQ